The proteins below come from a single Oncorhynchus gorbuscha isolate QuinsamMale2020 ecotype Even-year linkage group LG12, OgorEven_v1.0, whole genome shotgun sequence genomic window:
- the fam89a gene encoding sprT-like domain-containing protein Spartan: MNGKSANGTAGGTLASIEGLPPLPKSLSGLLNSSGGSWREMERMYAKKTMIQDDLSRGRNNSDNLLANKPANLDAALALLRKEMVGLRQQDMSLLCQLWSLHESIQEYKGSCQDLSAGHGIENGYFDEDDEYYQETSTTPTDQPEGSEATSPKNGTSKDSWLQDSFHITI; this comes from the exons ATGAACGGTAAATCTGCGAATGGCACAGCGGGCGGAACACTGGCCTCCATTGAGGGGCTACCCCCACTGCCAAAGAGCCTAAGCGGCTTGCTGAATTCAAGTGGCGGGtcttggagagagatggagaggatgtATGCAAAGAAAACCATGATCCAAGACGACCTTAGCCGTGGGCGAAACAATTCCGACAATCTGCTTGCAAATAAACCGGCCAATCTTGATGCGGCTTTAGCACTCCTCCGAAAAGAAATG GTGGGATTGCGTCAGCAGGATATGTCTTTGCTGTGTCAGCTCTGGTCCCTCCATGagtcaatccaagagtacaaagGCAGTTGCCAGGATCTCAGCGCCGGGCATGGGATAGAGAACGGCTACTTTGACGAAGATGATGAATACTACCAGGAGACCAGCACAACACCAACTGACCAACCGGAGGGAAGTGAGGCAACATCTCCCAAAAATGGGACAAGCAAGGATTCCTGGCTACAAGACTCTTTTCACATCACCATTTGA
- the LOC123991617 gene encoding exocyst complex component 8-like, with amino-acid sequence MTDQANKLRKQLESANFDPQNYVKHLSQQSDGDRDLQEHRQKIQTLADETAQNLKKNVYKNYRQFIETAKEISYLESEMYQLSHILTEQKSIMESITQSLLSTDKDETAKEMLAAFPKETEEVKQRTLTTLLEKVEGCKNIMDTPGRYLVYNGDLVEYDVDNMAQLQKVHAFLMNDCLLIATWLANRHGTVKYKYNALYDLESFAIVNVKDHPPMKDMFKILMFPESRIFQAENSKIKKEWLEILDETKKNKVTKEKHKTEEVELPNSPVRPEVLVSTNPFDDEETNPFDSEEAVDLGLEWIQELPEDLDVCIAQRDFEGAVDLLDKLNEYLKDQPVNMRVKELRVKVDERVRQLTEVLVFELSPDRSLRGGPKATRRAVSQLIRLGQSTKACELFLKNRAAAVQTAIRQLRIEGATLLYIHKLCNIFFTSLLETAKEFEMDFAGNTGCYSAFVVWSRSSMKTFVDAFSGQVFDSKESLSTAAECVKVAKEHCKQLSEIGLDLTFTLQSLLVKDIKAALQSYKEIIIEATKHRNSEEMWRKMNLMTPEALTKLKEEMRSCGMSSFNQYTGDDCWVNLSYTIVAFTKQMMVFLEEGLKLYFPELHMVLLESLREIILVAVQHVDYSLRCEQEAEKKAFILQNASFLHDTVLPVVEKRFEEGVGKPAKQLQDLRKSARHIRVNPDSTMSQV; translated from the coding sequence ATGACAGACCAGGCGAACAAACTGCGCAAGCAATTGGAATCAGCTAATTTCGACCCCCAAAATTATGTCAAGCATCTCTCACAACAGTCTGATGGCGACAGAGATTTGCAGGAACATCGTCAAAAAATACAGACCCTAGCAGATGAAACGGCTCAAAACCTGAAGAAAAATGTCTACAAGAATTACAGACAGTTCATCGAAACTGCCAAAGAGATTTCGTACCTGGAGAGTGAGATGTACCAACTGAGTCATATTTTGACAGAGCAGAAGAGTATCATGGAGAGTATTACCCAGTCTTTGCTCTCAACAGATAAGGATGAAACGGCAAAGGAGATGCTGGCAGCATTCCccaaagagacagaggaagtgaaacAGAGAACACTGACTACACTGCTTGAGAAAGTAGAGGGGTGCAAAAACATTATGGACACCCCAGGCAGGTATTTAGTGTACAATGGCGACCTGGTTGAATATGATGTGGACAACATGGCACAACTTCAAAAAGTGCATGCCTTCCTGATGAATGATTGCCTTCTTATTGCCACCTGGTTAGCGAATCGCCACGGTACAGTGAAGTACAAATACAATGCACTGTATGATCTGGAGAGCTTTGCAATCGTCAACGTGAAAGACCACCCCCCAATGAAGGACATGTTCAAAATCCTGATGTTCCCCGAAAGCCGCATATTTCAGGCAGAGAACAGCAAGATTAAAAAGGAGTGGCTGGAGATCCTCGATGAGACAAAGAAAAATAAAGTGACGAAGGAAAAACACAAGACGGAAGAGGTAGAGCTGCCAAATTCACCTGTGAGACCAGAGGTCTTGGTCTCGACCAACCCTTTTGATGACGAAGAGACCAACCCTTTTGACTCAGAGGAGGCAGTGGATCTGGGATTGGAGTGGATCCAGGAGCTTCCCGAGGACCTGGATGTGTGCATTGCCCAACGGGACTTTGAAGGTGCCGTGGACCTCCTGGACAAGCTGAACGAGTACCTGAAGGACCAGCCTGTCAATATGAGGGTGAAGGAGCTCAGGGTGAAGGTGGATGAGCGTGTCCGACAGCTGACGGAGGTGCTGGTGTTTGAGCTCTCTCCTGACCGTTCCCTTCGTGGGGGACCCAAAGCGACCCGTCGGGCAGTGTCTCAGTTAATCCGGCTGGGGCAGTCCACCAAGGCCTGTGAACTCTTCCTGAAGAACCGAGCCGCTGCTGTGCAGACCGCCATCCGCCAGCTGCGCATTGAGGGGGCTACTCTGCTCTACATACACAAGCTCTGCAACATCTTTTTCACTAGCCTGCTGGAGACGGCCAAAGAGTTTGAGATGGACTTTGCCGGTAACACAGGCTGCTATTCTGCATTTGTGGTCTGGTCGCGCTCATCCATGAAGACGTTTGTGGATGCCTTCAGTGGGCAGGTGTTTGACAGCAAGGAGAGCCTCTCCACTGCTGCTGAGTGTGTCAAGGTGGCCAAGGAGCACTGCAAGCAGCTCAGTGAAATTGGCCTGGACCTCACCTTCACGTTGCAGTCCCTCCTGGTGAAAGACATCAAGGCAGCCCTGCAGAGCTACAAGGAGATCATCATTGAGGCCACTAAGCACCGAAACTCTGAGGAGATGTGGAGGAAGATGAACCTGATGACTCCAGAGGCTCTGACCAAGCTGAAGGAGGAAATGCGCAGCTGTGGCATGAGCAGCTTCAATCAGTATACAGGAGATGACTGCTGGGTCAACCTCAGCTACACCATCGTGGCCTTCACCAAACAGATGATGGTTTTCCTGGAGGAGGGGCTGAAGCTCTACTTCCCAGAGTTGCACATGGTCCTGCTGGAGAGCTTGAGGGAGATCATCCTTGTGGCTGTGCAGCATGTCGATTACAGCCTGCGGTGTGAACAGGAGGCAGAGAAGAAAGCCTTCATTCTCCAAAATGCCTCCTTCCTGCACGATACTGTCCTCCCTGTGGTGGAAAAGAGGTTTGAGGAAGGAGTGGGGAAACCTGCTAAGCAATTACAGGACTTGAGAAAAAGTGCACGGCACATTCGTGTCAATCCTGATAGCACTATGTCTCAGGTCTAG